The following are from one region of the Sorghum bicolor cultivar BTx623 chromosome 2, Sorghum_bicolor_NCBIv3, whole genome shotgun sequence genome:
- the LOC8058359 gene encoding polyol transporter 5 isoform X2, producing the protein MPGRSNTRDGRSPDAVKPLKPMRRLLNKYPFATAVLSSATPLFLGYDLAVVYNTIVRAHGHLKLLACTVAVSSSLGMVAAVGAQRLIGDRQTVLLSAAVLCAGAIARALATGLAPFTAGVFVNGVGMGLALTVVPAYAAVLSPSSARRALAAHPDGLVYLGCILGSGVYSMGFLRIPAHHAWRLTVAIGTAVPALLSSVVVFMPETPRLVVSRTLEEAELRLLEIKVECGKPHDGSDEPLAVTKRGRWWREELGIIRELLVRPTEPLRRAVLTALVAKVFQQASSTGSILQYVQRAFRDVVVSSRAALAVFVFVLVMSFPMSLVLVELGWLLVRALARGCRLGRRVPTGSVTPRQEQLKWVRGLSATMLLSLMALVWIALGPAPWADASSRGCLRWLRAAVAAVKESVISAI; encoded by the exons ATGCCTGGCAGAAGTAACACCAGAGACGGGCGTTCCCCAGATGCAGTGAAGCCACTGAAGCCCATGAGGCGTCTTCTCAACAAGTACCCCTTCGCCACCGCCGTGCTTTCGTCGGCCACGCCTCTCTTCTTGGGCTACG acctcgccgtcgtttaCAACACGATCGTCAGGGCGCACGGCCACCTGAAGCTCCTGGCGTGCACCGTCGCGGTTTCATCTAGCCTCGGCATGGTCGCGGCCGTGGGAGCGCAACGCCTCATCGGAGATCGCCAGACCGTGCTCCTCTCCGCCGCCGTGCTCTGCGCCGGCGCGATTGCCAGGGCCCTCGCCACCGGCTTGGCGCCCTTCACGGCCGGCGTCTTCGTCAACGGCGTCGGGATGGGCCTGGCGCTCACGGTCGTCCCAGCCTACGCCGCGGTGCTCAGCCCGTCCTCTGCGCGCCGCGCGCTCGCCGCGCACCCCGACGGACTCGTGTACCTCGGCTGCATCCTGGGGTCGGGCGTCTACTCCATGGGTTTCTTGAGGATTCCTGCTCACCACGCCTGGCGGCTGACAGTTGCCATCGGTACAGCCGTTCCGGCGTTGCTCAGCTCCGTCGTCGTCTTCATGCCGGAGACGCCCCGTTTGGTCGTGTCAAGGACGCTGGAAGAGGCCGAGCTCCGTCTGCTCGAGATAAAAGTCGAGTGCGGCAAACCGCACGACGGCTCCGACGAGCCGCTGGCGGTGACCAAGCGAGGCCGGTGGTGGAGGGAGGAGCTTGGGATCATTAGGGAGCTCCTGGTGCGCCCCACAGAGCCTCTTCGCCGCGCGGTCCTCACCGCTCTTGTCGCCAAGGTCTTCCAGCAGGCGTCCAGCACCGGGTCCATTCTCCAGTACGTGCAGCGCGCATTCCGCGACGTCGTCGTCTCGTCTAGGGCGGCGCTGGCGGTGTTCGTGTTCGTGTTGGTGATGTCCTTCCCCATGTCGCTCGTACTTGTGGAGCTCGGCTGGCTGCTGGTGAGAGCGCTCGCCCGCGGCTGCCGCCTGGGCAGGCGCGTGCCGACGGGCAGCGTGACCCCGCGGCAGGAGCAGCTGAAGTGGGTGAGGGGACTGTCCGCGACAATGCTTCTCTCGCTGATGGCGCTGGTGTGGATCGCGCTCGGCCCAGCGCCATGGGCGGACGCGTCGTCACGCGGCTGCCTGCGGTGGCTGCGGGCAGCGGTGGCGGCGGTGAAAGAGTCCGTCATCTCGGCGATCTAG
- the LOC8078956 gene encoding polyol transporter 5 translates to MASAALPEAVEPGKKGNVRFAFACAILASMTSILLGYDIGVMSGASLYIKKDLGITDVQLEILMGILNVYSLIGSFAAGRTSDWIGRRYTIVFAAVIFFAGAFLMGFAVNYGMLMFGRFVAGVGVGYALMIAPVYTAEVSPASARGFLTSFPEVFINFGILLGYVSNYAFSHLSLRLGWRVMLGIGAAPSVVLALMVLGMPESPRWLVMKGRLADAKVVLGKTSDTPEEAAERLADIKAAAGIPQELDGDVVAVPKKQNSGEARVWKELILSPTPAMRRILLSGLGIHFFQQASGIDAVVLYSPRVFKAAGITSDNQLLGTTCAVGVTKTLFILVATFLLDRVGRRPLLLSSVGGMIISLVGLAAGLTVIEHHPDGKIPWAIGVAIASTMAYVAFFSIGMGPITWVYSSEVFPLHVRALGCALGVASNRVTSGVISMTFISLTKAITIGGAFFLYAGVAVLAWVFFFTFLPETRGRTLEAMHKLFGATDDDLKPQDGATKDKKLEMAATN, encoded by the exons ATGGCTTCCGCTGCGCTGCCAGAGGCCGTCGAGCCCGGGAAGAAGGGCAACGTCCGCTTCGCCTTCGCCTGCGCCATCCTCGCCTCCATGACCTCCATCCTTCTTGGCTATG ATATCGGAGTGATGAGCGGTGCGTCGCTATACATCAAGAAGGACCTGGGAATCACCGACGTGCAGCTGGAGATCCTGATGGGCATCCTCAACGTCTACTCCCTCATCGGCTCCTTCGCCGCGGGACGGACGTCCGACTGGATCGGCCGCCGCTACACCATCGTCTTCGCTGCGGTCATCTTCTTCGCGGGCGCCTTCCTCATGGGCTTCGCCGTCAACTACGGGATGCTCATGTTCGGCCGCTTCGTCGCCGGCGTCGGCGTGGGCTACGCGCTCATGATCGCGCCCGTGTACACCGCTGAGGTGTCCCCCGCGTCGGCCCGCGGCTTCCTGACGTCCTTCCCGGAGGTGTTCATCAACTTCGGCATCCTTCTGGGCTACGTCTCCAACTACGCCTTCTCTCACCTCTCGCTCCGCCTCGGCTGGCGCGTCATGCTCGGCATCGGCGCGGCGCCGTCCGTCGTGCTCGCCCTCATGGTGCTGGGCATGCCCGAGTCGCCCCGGTGGCTCGTCATGAAGGGCCGCCTGGCGGATGCCAAGGTGGTGCTGGGGAAGACCTCCGACACGCCAGAGGAGGCCGCGGAGAGGCTCGCTGATATCAAGGCGGCCGCCGGCATCCCACAGGAGCTCGACGGCGACGTGGTCGCCGTGCCCAAGAAACAGAACAGCGGCGAGGCGCGGGTGTGGAAGGAGCTCATCCTGTCCCCGACCCCGGCCATGCGCCGCATcctcctctcgggcctcggcatCCACTTCTTCCAGCAGGCGTCCGGCATCGACGCCGTGGTGCTCTACAGCCCGCGCGTGTTCAAGGCCGCCGGCATCACCAGCGACAACCAGCTCCTGGGCACCACCTGCGCGGTGGGCGTCACCAAGACGCTCTTCATCCTGGTGGCCACGTTCCTGCTCGACAGAGTCGGCCGGCGGCCGCTGCTCCTGAGCAGCGTGGGCGGCATGATCATCTCGCTGGTCGGCCTCGCCGCCGGGCTCACCGTCATTGAGCACCACCCGGACGGCAAGATCCCCTGGGCCATCGGTGTGGCCATCGCGTCCACCATGGCCTACGTGGCCTtcttctccatcggcatgggccCCATCACGTGGGTGTACAGCTCCGAGGTGTTCCCGCTGCACGTGCGCGCGCTCGGCTGCGCACTGGGCGTGGCCTCCAACCGCGTGACCAGCGGCGTGATCTCCATGACCTTCATCTCGCTGACCAAGGCCATCACCATCGGCGGCgccttcttcctctacgccggcGTCGCGGTGCTCGCGTGggtgttcttcttcaccttcctcCCGGAGACCCGCGGCCGGACGCTGGAGGCGATGCACAAGCTGTTCGGCGCCACCGACGACGACCTGAAACCCCAGGACGGAGCCACGAAAGACAAGAAGCTCGAAATGGCCGCCACCAACTAA
- the LOC8078958 gene encoding polyol transporter 5, with protein sequence MMASAEPRKKSNVKYASMCAILASMAVIIVGYDIGVMSGAAIYIKKDLNITDVQLEIVMGILNIYSLIGSFAAGRTSDWIGRRFTVVFAAVIFFAGSLLMGFAVNYAMLMAGRFVAGVGVGYAIMIAPVYTAEISPAAVRGFLTSFPEVFINVGILLGYVSNFAFARLPLYLGWRVMLGIGAAPSALLALMVFVMPESPRWLVMKGRLADARAVLEKTSETPEEAAERLADIKAAAGIPMDLDGDVVSLPKERNGGEKQVWRELILSPTPAIRRILLSAVGLHFFQQASGIDSVVLYSPRVFKSAGITDDNKLLGTTCAVGVTKTLFILVATFLLDRAGRRPLLLTSTGGMIVSLVGLGTGLTVVGHHPDAKIPWAVALCILSVLAYVSFFSIGLGPIAGVYTSEIFPLRVRALGFAVGVASNRVTSGVISMTFLSLSKAITIGGSFFLYSGIAALAWVFFFTYLPETRGRTLEEMGKLFGMEDTDMAEIENTAAKEKVVEMPTS encoded by the exons ATGATGGCTTCCGCCGAGCCCAGGAAGAAGAGCAACGTCAAGTATGCCTCCATGTGTGCCATCCTCGCCTCCATGGCCGTCATCATCGTTGGATATG ACATCGGAGTGATGAGTGGAGCAGCAATATACATCAAGAAGGACCTGAATATCACGGACGTGCAGCTGGAGATAGTGATGGGCATCTTGAACATTTACTCGCTCATCGGTTCCTTTGCGGCAGGGCGGACGTCCGACTGGATTGGGCGCCGCTTCACTGTGGTCTTCGCCGCTGTCATCTTCTTCGCCGGCTCGCTGCTCATGGGTTTCGCCGTCAACTACGCCATGCTCATGGCTGGCCGGTTCGTGGCTGGCGTCGGGGTGGGCTACGCGATCATGATCGCGCCCGTTTACACCGCCGAGATCTCGCCGGCTGCAGTCCGCGGCTTCCTGACGTCCTTCCCGGAAGTGTTCATCAACGTCGGTATCCTGCTCGGTTACGTGTCCAACTTCGCGTTCGCTCGCCTTCCCCTCTACCTCGGCTGGCGCGTCATGCTCGGCATCGGCGCGGCGCCGTCCGCCCTGCTCGCGCTCATGGTGTTCGTCATGCCCGAATCACCTAGGTGGCTCGTCATGAAGGGCCGCCTCGCGGACGCCAGAGCGGTGCTGGAGAAGACCTCCGAGACGCCAGAGGAGGCCGCGGAACGCCTAGCCGACATCAAGGCTGCGGCAGGGATTCCGATGGACCTCGACGGAGACGTGGTCTCCCTACCCAAGGAGCGAAACGGCGGCGAGAAGCAGGTGTGGAGGGAGCTCATCTTATCCCCAACCCCGGCCATCCGACGCATACTGCTCTCGGCCGTCGGCCTCCACTTCTTCCAGCAGGCTTCTGGCATCGACTCCGTCGTCCTGTACAGCCCGCGCGTGTTCAAGagcgccggaatcaccgacgaCAACAAGCTCCTGGGCACCACCTGCGCGGTGGGCGTCACCAAGACGCTCTTCATCCTGGTGGCCACGTTCCTGCTGGACCGCGCGGGGCGTCGGCCTCTGCTGCTGACCAGCACGGGTGGGATGATCGTCTCGCTCGTCGGCCTCGGGACGGGGCTCACCGTCGTGGGGCATCACCCGGACGCCAAGATCCCGTGGGCCGTCGCCCTGTGCATCCTGTCCGTCCTGGCCTACGTGTCGTTCTTCTCGATAGGGCTCGGCCCCATCGCAGGTGTGTACACCTCGGAGATCTTCCCGCTGCGGGTGCGCGCGCTGGGCTTCGCGGTCGGCGTGGCCAGTAACCGCGTCACCAGCGGCGTGATCTCCATGACATTCCTGTCACTCTCGAAGGCCATCACCATCGGCGGCAGCTTCTTCCTCTACTCTGGCATCGCCGCGCTTGCGTGGGTTTTCTTCTTCACCTACCTCCCGGAGACTCGAGGTCGGACGTTGGAGGAGATGGGCAAGCTGTTCGGCATGGAAGACACGGACATGGCTGAAATAGAAAACACCGCTGCTAAAGAGAAGGTAGTGGAAATGCCCACGAGCTAG
- the LOC8058358 gene encoding polyol transporter 5 — translation MFEKSNNRDGRSSHAPMRRPLNKYGFATAMLSAATPLFLGYDLAVVYNTVVMAREDLKLVACTVALSSLLGVIAAVGAQHIIGDRRTVLLSTAVLCAGAIARGLATGFAAFTAGVFVNGVGIGLALTAVPAYAAELSPCSARRVLAAHPDGLVYLGCILGSVVYSMGFSRIPAHLAWRLSVAICTAAPALLSAIILFMPETPRWLVSRDRENNARHLLSRTSATPDEAELRLLEIKVECGKPHDGSDEPLAVTKRGRWWREELGMVRELLVHPTEPLRRAVVTALVAKVFQQASGIGSILQYVQQRVFRDVGVPSSALVVFVFVLVMSFPMSLVLVELGWLLVRALASGCRLSRRTPTNAGSLTRRQEEMKGVRGLSATMLLSLMALVWIALGPPPCDPHFKQKARS, via the exons ATGTTTGAGAAAAGTAACAACAGAGACGGGCGTTCCTCACATGCTCCCATGAGGCGTCCTCTCAACAAATACGGCTTCGCCACTGCCATGCTTTCGGCGGCCACGCCTCTCTTCTTGGGTTACG ACCTTGCCGTCGTTTACAACACGGTCGTCATGGCGCGGGAAGACCTGAAGCTGGTGGCGTGCACCGTCGCGCTTTCATCTCTCCTCGGCGTGATCGCGGCCGTAGGAGCGCAACACATCATCGGAGACCGCCGGACCGTGCTCCTCTCCACCGCCGTACTCTGCGCCGGCGCGATCGCCCGGGGACTCGCCACCGGCTTCGCGGCGTTCACGGCCGGCGTCTTCGTCAACGGCGTCGGGATCGGCCTGGCGCTCACGGCCGTCCCAGCCTACGCCGCTGAGCTCAGCCCGTGCTCTGCGCGCCGCGTGCTCGCCGCGCACCCCGACGGACTCGTGTACCTCGGCTGCATCCTGGGGTCGGTTGTCTACTCCATGGGATTCTCGAGGATTCCTGCGCACCTCGCGTGGCGGCTGTCGGTTGCCATATGTACCGCCGCTCCGGCGTTGCTCAGCGCCATCATCCTCTTCATGCCCGAGACGCCCCGTTGGCTCGTGTCCAGGGACCGGGAAAACAATGCCCGGCACCTGTTGTCCAGAACGTCGGCGACGCCGGACGAGGCCGAGCTCCGTCTGCTCGAGATAAAAGTCGAGTGCGGCAAACCGCACGACGGCTCCGACGAGCCGCTGGCGGTCACCAAGCGAGGCCGGTGGTGGAGGGAGGAGCTTGGGATGGTGAGGGAGCTCCTGGTGCACCCGACAGAGCCGCTTCGCCGCGCGGTCGTCACCGCGCTTGTAGCCAAGGTCTTCCAGCAGGCGTCCGGCATCGGGTCCATTCTCCAGTACGTGCAGCAGCGCGTATTCCGCGACGTCGGCGTCCCGTCCAGCGCGCTGGTGGTATTCGTCTTCGTGTTGGTGATGTCCTTCCCCATGTCGCTCGTGCTCGTGGAGCTCGGCTGGCTGCTGGTGAGAGCGCTCGCCAGTGGCTGCCGCCTGAGCAGGCGCACGCCGACAAATGCTGGCAGCTTGACCCGGCGTCAGGAGGAGATGAAGGGGGTTAGGGGCCTGTCCGCAACAATGCTGCTGTCGCTGATGGCGCTGGTGTGGATCGCGCTCGGTCCGCCGCCGTGTGACCCT CACTTCAAGCAGAAAGCAAGGAGCTAG
- the LOC110432447 gene encoding putative polyol transporter 1, which yields MASAELPEVVERKKKSNVMYAFMCSILASMASIILGYDIGVMSGAALYIKKDLKITDVQLEILMGILNFYSLIGSFAAGRTSDWIGRRFTVVVAAAFFFVGALLMGLAGGYATLMFGRFVAGVGVGYGLMIAPVYTAEVSPASARGFLTSFSEVFINVGIVLGYVSNYAFARLPLHLGWRVMLGIGAAPSVLLALMVFGMPESPRWLVMKGRLADARVVLDRIAETPEEAAERLADIKAAAGIPHEADGDVVAVPKRKSAEEKQVWKELILSPTPTVQRILLATLGLQFFQQASGVDSVVLYSPRVFQSAGITDDDQLLATTCAVGVTKTVIVLLAAVLLDRVGRRPLMLTSSGGMAVSLVGLATGLTVVGRHPPAEVPWAVALCVTSTLAFVSFFSIGLGPMTAVYTSEIFPLRVRALGYAVGVACNRVTSGVVSMTFLSLSSAITIGGSFFLYAGIVTLSWVFFFTCLPETRGRTLEEMGELFGTIDAGTEADDASARLLSSELTT from the exons ATGGCTTCGGCGGAGCTCCCGGAGGTCGTCGAGCGCAAGAAGAAGAGCAACGTCATGTATGCCTTCATGTGCTCCATCCTCGCCTCCATGGCCTCCATCATCCTTGGCTACG ACATTGGGGTGATGAGCGGCGCGGCGCTCTACATCAAGAAGGACCTCAAGATCACGGACGTGCAGCTGGAGATCTTGATGGGCATCCTCAATTTCTACTCGCTCATCGGCTCCTTCGCGGCGGGGCGGACGTCCGACTGGATCGGCCGCCGGTTCACCGTCGTCGTCGCGGCCGCGTTTTTCTTCGTCGGCGCCTTGCTCATGGGCCTCGCCGGCGGCTACGCCACGCTGATGTTCGGCCGCTTCGTGGCCGGCGTCGGCGTGGGCTACGGGCTGATGATCGCGCCGGTGTACACCGCCGAGGTGTCCCCCGCGTCGGCCCGCGGCTTCCTCACCTCCTTCTCCGAAGTGTTTATCAACGTCGGGATCGTCCTCGGGTACGTCTCCAACTATGCCTTTGCCCGCCTGCCGCTCCACCTCGGCTGGCGCGTCATGCTCGGCATCGGCGCGGCGCCGTCCGTCCTGCTGGCGCTCATGGTGTTCGGCATGCCGGAGTCCCCACGCTGGCTCGTCATGAAGGGCCGCCTCGCGGACGCCAGGGTCGTACTGGACAGAATCGCCGAGACGCCGGAGGAGGCTGCGGAACGCCTGGCCGACATCAAGGCTGCCGCTGGGATTCCCCACGAAGCCGACGGCGACGTGGTCGCCGTGCCCAAGAGGAAAAGCGCCGAGGAGAAGCAGGTCTGGAAGGAGCTGATCCTGTCCCCGACCCCGACCGTGCAGCGCATCCTGCTTGCGACGCTTGGCCTCCAGTTCTTCCAGCAGGCTTCAGGCGTTGACTCCGTCGTGCTGTACAGCCCGCGCGTGTTCCAGAGCGCGGGCATCACCGACGACGACCAGCTCCTTGCCACCACCTGCGCCGTGGGCGTCACCAAGACTGTCATCGTGCTGTTGGCCGCGGTCCTCCTCGACCGCGTCGGCAGGCGCCCGCTGATGCTGACCAGCTCCGGCGGCATGGCCGTCTCGCTCGTCGGCCTCGCCACAGGGCTCACCGTCGTGGGCCGGCACCCACCCGCCGAAGTTCCCTGGGCCGTGGCCCTGTGCGTCACGTCCACTCTGGCCTTCGTGTCGTTCTTCTCGATCGGCCTCGGGCCCATGACTGCGGTGTACACATCGGAGATCTTCCCGCTGCGGGTGCGCGCTCTGGGCTACGCGGTCGGCGTGGCGTGCAACCGCGTGACCAGCGGCGTCGTCTCCATGACCTTCCTGTCGCTGTCCAGCGCCATCACCATCGGCGGCAGCTTCTTTCTCTACGCCGGCATCGTCACTCTCTCGTGGGTGTTCTTCTTCACCTGTCTCCCGGAGACGCGCGGCCGGACGCTGGAGGAGATGGGAGAGCTGTTCGGCACAATTGACGCGGGCACCGAAGCAGATGACGCTTCCGCGAGACTCCTTTCGTCAGAGTTGACCACATGA
- the LOC8058359 gene encoding polyol transporter 5 isoform X1 codes for MRYMVPPSLSSVLLHLLVPVYVCVSASASLSSEQSEGYRIRDIMPGRSNTRDGRSPDAVKPLKPMRRLLNKYPFATAVLSSATPLFLGYDLAVVYNTIVRAHGHLKLLACTVAVSSSLGMVAAVGAQRLIGDRQTVLLSAAVLCAGAIARALATGLAPFTAGVFVNGVGMGLALTVVPAYAAVLSPSSARRALAAHPDGLVYLGCILGSGVYSMGFLRIPAHHAWRLTVAIGTAVPALLSSVVVFMPETPRLVVSRTLEEAELRLLEIKVECGKPHDGSDEPLAVTKRGRWWREELGIIRELLVRPTEPLRRAVLTALVAKVFQQASSTGSILQYVQRAFRDVVVSSRAALAVFVFVLVMSFPMSLVLVELGWLLVRALARGCRLGRRVPTGSVTPRQEQLKWVRGLSATMLLSLMALVWIALGPAPWADASSRGCLRWLRAAVAAVKESVISAI; via the exons ATGAGGTACATGGTTCCCCCTTCCCTGTCTTCTGTTCTTCTGCATCTGCTGGTTCCTGTCTACGTTTGTGTATCTGCATCTGCATCGCTTTCTTCAGAACAATCTGAAGGCTACCGGATTAGAGATAT AATGCCTGGCAGAAGTAACACCAGAGACGGGCGTTCCCCAGATGCAGTGAAGCCACTGAAGCCCATGAGGCGTCTTCTCAACAAGTACCCCTTCGCCACCGCCGTGCTTTCGTCGGCCACGCCTCTCTTCTTGGGCTACG acctcgccgtcgtttaCAACACGATCGTCAGGGCGCACGGCCACCTGAAGCTCCTGGCGTGCACCGTCGCGGTTTCATCTAGCCTCGGCATGGTCGCGGCCGTGGGAGCGCAACGCCTCATCGGAGATCGCCAGACCGTGCTCCTCTCCGCCGCCGTGCTCTGCGCCGGCGCGATTGCCAGGGCCCTCGCCACCGGCTTGGCGCCCTTCACGGCCGGCGTCTTCGTCAACGGCGTCGGGATGGGCCTGGCGCTCACGGTCGTCCCAGCCTACGCCGCGGTGCTCAGCCCGTCCTCTGCGCGCCGCGCGCTCGCCGCGCACCCCGACGGACTCGTGTACCTCGGCTGCATCCTGGGGTCGGGCGTCTACTCCATGGGTTTCTTGAGGATTCCTGCTCACCACGCCTGGCGGCTGACAGTTGCCATCGGTACAGCCGTTCCGGCGTTGCTCAGCTCCGTCGTCGTCTTCATGCCGGAGACGCCCCGTTTGGTCGTGTCAAGGACGCTGGAAGAGGCCGAGCTCCGTCTGCTCGAGATAAAAGTCGAGTGCGGCAAACCGCACGACGGCTCCGACGAGCCGCTGGCGGTGACCAAGCGAGGCCGGTGGTGGAGGGAGGAGCTTGGGATCATTAGGGAGCTCCTGGTGCGCCCCACAGAGCCTCTTCGCCGCGCGGTCCTCACCGCTCTTGTCGCCAAGGTCTTCCAGCAGGCGTCCAGCACCGGGTCCATTCTCCAGTACGTGCAGCGCGCATTCCGCGACGTCGTCGTCTCGTCTAGGGCGGCGCTGGCGGTGTTCGTGTTCGTGTTGGTGATGTCCTTCCCCATGTCGCTCGTACTTGTGGAGCTCGGCTGGCTGCTGGTGAGAGCGCTCGCCCGCGGCTGCCGCCTGGGCAGGCGCGTGCCGACGGGCAGCGTGACCCCGCGGCAGGAGCAGCTGAAGTGGGTGAGGGGACTGTCCGCGACAATGCTTCTCTCGCTGATGGCGCTGGTGTGGATCGCGCTCGGCCCAGCGCCATGGGCGGACGCGTCGTCACGCGGCTGCCTGCGGTGGCTGCGGGCAGCGGTGGCGGCGGTGAAAGAGTCCGTCATCTCGGCGATCTAG
- the LOC8078957 gene encoding putative polyol transporter 1: MASADLAEAIEPTKKSNVKYASICAILASMASVILGYDIGVMSGAAMYIKKDLKITDVQLEIMIGILSVYSLIGSFAGARTSDRIGRRLTVVFAAVIFFVGALLMGFAVNYGMLMVGRFVAGVGVGFGGMIAPVYTAEISPAASRGFLTSFPEVFINIGILLGYLSNFTFARLPLHLGWRVMLGIGAAPSALLALMVFCMPESPRWLVMKGRLADARAVLEKTSASPEEAAERLADIKVAAGIPKDLDGDVVTVPKERNGGEMQVWKALIFSPIPAIRRILLSGVGLHFFQQASGSDSVVLYSPSVFKSAGITDDNKLLGVTCAVGVSKTLFILVATFLLDRVGRRPLLLTSAGGMIVALIGLGTGLTVVGHHPDAKIPSAVALCIASTLAYVAFFSIGLGPITGVYNSEIFPLQVRALGFAVGMACNRVTSAVISMTFLSLSKGITIGGSFFLYSGIAAVGWVFFFTCLPETRGRTLEEMGKLFGMPDIDMAQADDTAAKEKVVEMPTM, from the exons ATGGCTTCCGCCGACCTCGCAGAGGCCATCGAGCCCACGAAGAAGAGCAACGTCAAGTATGCCTCCATCTGTGCTATCCTCGCCTCCATGGCCTCCGTCATACTCGGCTATG ACATTGGGGTGATGAGTGGAGCGGCGATGTACATCAAGAAGGACCTGAAGATCACGGACGTGCAGCTGGAGATCATGATAGGAATTCTCAGTGTCTACTCGCTGATCGGATCCTTCGCTGGCGCGCGGACGTCCGACAGGATCGGTCGCCGCTTGACTGTCGTCTTCGCTGCTGTCATCTTCTTCGTGGGCGCGTTGCTCATGGGTTTCGCCGTCAACTACGGCATGCTCATGGTGGGACGCTTCGTGGCCGGAGTTGGTGTGGGCTTCGGGGGTATGATCGCGCCCGTGTACACCGCcgagatctcgccggcggcatCCCGCGGCTTCCTCACGTCCTTCCCGGAAGTGTTCatcaacatcggtatcctgctCGGCTACTTGTCGAACTTCACGTTCGCTCGCCTCCCGCTCCACCTCGGCTGGCGTGTCATGCTCGGCATCGGCGCAGCGCCGTCCGCCCTGCTCGCGCTCATGGTGTTCTGCATGCCCGAGTCGCCTCGGTGGCTTGTCATGAAGGGCCGCCTCGCGGACGCCAGGGCTGTGCTAGAGAAGACCTCTGCCTCGCCAGAGGAGGCCGCAGAGCGGCTGGCTGACATCAAGGTCGCCGCGGGGATTCCAAAGGACCTCGACGGAGACGTGGTCACCGTACCAAAGGAGCGGAACGGTGGCGAGATGCAGGTGTGGAAGGCGCTCATCTTTTCCCCAATCCCGGCGATCCGACGCATACTGCTATCGGGCGTCGGCCTGCACTTCTTCCAGCAGGCTTCTGGCAGCGATTCCGTCGTCCTGTACAGCCCGAGCGTGTTCAAGAGCGCGGGGATCACCGACGACAACAAGCTCCTGGGCGTCACCTGCGCGGTGGGCGTCAGCAAGACGCTTTTCATCCTGGTGGCCACGTTCCTGCTGGACCGCGTCGGGCGTCGGCCTCTGCTGCTGACCAGCGCGGGTGGAATGATCGTAGCTCTCATCGGCCTCGGGACGGGGCTCACCGTCGTGGGGCATCACCCGGACGCCAAGATCCCGTCGGCCGTAGCTCTGTGCATCGCGTCCACGCTGGCCTACGTCGCCTTCTTCTCGATAGGGCTCGGCCCCATCACGGGCGTGTACAACTCGGAGATATTCCCACTGCAGGTGCGCGcgctaggcttcgcggtcggcaTGGCGTGCAACCGCGTTACCAGCGCCGTGATCTCCATGACCTTCCTGTCCCTCTCGAAGGGTATCACCATCGGCGGCAGCTTCTTCCTCTACTCCGGCATCGCCGCGGTGGGGTGGGTTTTCTTCTTCACGTGCCTTCCGGAGACCCGCGGTCGTACGCTGGAGGAGATGGGCAAGCTGTTCGGCATGCCAGACATCGACATGGCTCAAGCAGACGACACCGCTGCCAAGGAGAAGGTGGTGGAAATGCCCACCATGTAG